A window of Cydia strobilella chromosome 10, ilCydStro3.1, whole genome shotgun sequence genomic DNA:
ctttataaaaaaaaaaaactagttccAGTAATACCAACAGtagaaaaaaattactaatttgGTGGTTTCTTGATATACAAAAAACTCTCCAGTATTGCGTTGCGTTGTGCGTGGTACATGATGTTTGTACAAGTAAGcgtaatttttttaagcttaagcacattttggaatattttgtaaatacaaagATTGAGGTGCTTATAAAACTTGTAGTTTTTCACACTGATTATGGTAGATTTTTAAACTTGACCGATGACACATCGCCATgattttttaaacgtcaaatctCAAATCATGTCATTTCCTTTTGATTAGTGGGCCGTCCAATTATTAAGTTTGTGATTGTTTGTGAAATAAAGCGTAATGATGGCTGCTGAGGACACAACAGCGGACGCGACGAGGCGGTTAAATGTTAAGAAACAAACGCTCGACGACGCGTATGCGGCGCCGGCCAATTTCCTCGAAATTGACGTGGTGAACCCAGTAACGACAATGGGAGTCGGGAAGAAACGCTATACGGATTACGAAGTCCGCATGAGGGTGAGAACTTCTCCAAGCATCTATTAATAGAGTAGAGTAATTAGATTATCTGTTTACGCTTCGTTGgtaagtttgttttgttttttgtggGCGTATCGCGGAGGCCAAGGTGAGCTCGGCGCGTCAATCTGCCGATTTGCGGCAATTATTGATGTAGAATTCGTTTCCTGCTTACAGACCAATCTGCCCGTGTTCAAAGTGAAAGAGTCGAGCGTGAGGCGGCGGTACAGCGACTTCGAATGGCTCAGAAACGAACTAGAACGAGACAGCAAGGTATGCCCACTTTGTTTGACTCATTGCTGATAAACGGTCGAATTGTTATCTTtttaacaacaataatatttgACCAACAAAACTGTTTTACAAAGATTTTCATAAACAATCTTCAAGGGTTGAATAATGAAGTAGGTAAGTGGTTTTTAGTGCTAATTCTTTTTATTAACTATATTCTTGTGTTTTAGATTGTGGTACCACCTTTGCCAGGCAAAGCTTTAAAGAGGCAATTGCCTTTCCGGGGAGATGATGGCATATTTGAAGAGGAATTTATAGAAGACCGCAGAAAAGGTATATGTTATGTGTTAGAACTTTAATTTTCATGATCAGGTTTTTAGCGTTTGACCCTGACCTAACATATCATCAATTTCACAATATTTTGCAATAGCAAGCACTCCACAAATGTGCCATGTCTAGCTGAAATCTATTTTTAGAACATGAATGAGGCACATTTAATCAACATTTCAAAGCTTGTCAATAACATAGATGTTGAATTTGAATTGTTGTGAGTCatactaaaattaaactaattttatggTTTAACTCACATGTTATTTAGCCATTTACATGACATGTTTTGGTAAGCATGTCTCTATTTTTAAGCACCGACAATTATTACCAAGAAATATGCTAGTGATATTTATCAaccttaaataatttcacggtttagacacttgttttagtcactcgcgtgacatgtttaatgttagtatgtctcacaacagtttaaattcgatttatcAACTTTTTGTTATTGCATAAGTCAAACCTGCCTGCTAGTTATCAATAAAGTATAGTGCattaagatgttttttttaataagagtgtcccactgcttggcaaaggcctcctctctTTCCTGCCATTTGGTCCTTTCCAATGCACACTCCCTTTTCACAATATAATGATAATAGTTTccattaattttaatgtgttcttCATCTCGCAATATCATCAATTTTTTACCACCTGTCAAACATTCCAGGCTTAGAAACATTCATCAACAAGATAGCCGGGCACCCGCTAGCGCAGAACGAACGCTGCCTGCACATGTTCCTGCAGGAGCCAACCATCGACAAGAACTATGTCCCCGGCAAGATACGGAACACATAATAATCACACTCCGCCCAACTTTGGAACAGTTCGCCTCATACAATCTTTATTTAAGCAGGTGTTGGAAACTACTTTTTAAAGATGAGATACTTTTGCGTGGTTGGTGATTTTTAGATGTATACAATAAAGGGGGTAAATTAGTATTAAGAATACTATACACAGGATAATATTGCTTATATCTTTTATATATTCTAAAAAACCCAGGCATTCTACTGCATTCCTCAAAAGAATTGCTCTTAAAAGTCTCGAGTACGTAAAATTAGTCACCAACACGTCTAATATTAGACTACCCACCTTTTTAGTTAAGGTTTATAAAGGGTGCTATTATATAAACAGATTTTGCGTAAGAAAAAGATCTCTTATATTATCTGTGTatgagtaggtattagcataatCAACTGAAGATCCAGTGTATGTTTTCACCCAGGCATtctatgtaaaatgtatttttctttaaaaagtagttttatacaatacaaattcaGTAAGagaaagttttaatttagttcttATGCTCTGATAATTGGACTACGGAGCCTGAGTCATATATAGAATCCAGAATTTTAGTCAAACTTTATTAACTGTTTATTAATATCACTGTTAAAATAACAAACAGTTGACAAGTGAACTTGGACtgataaagtttaaaaatgtaccTGGGTTTAACCAAGATAAATCACTATGCATATTGTTATGAATTATGATTACTAATGTTCTTGATTCTATAAAACAATGATTCTTCGTCAAGACTGGACTTGCCATTGATAATTAATGACACCGACTCCAGTTCAaccattatttaaaatacaaatgatCTATTTACACTAACTTATCTGTTCACATTACACTAACAGCACTAATAATAAAATGGGGGGATTGTTCCAAAGTATTAGATAATGTATCAGTGATCatattaaaatatcacgaatgcaATAACCTTCGAGCGATGGAAAATGACGACGGATTTCTTATACGGCACTGCATTCCACAGataaaaaagatatttattattgCGTTCAGACTGCAACAATCTGGTGCGAACAGTGAATCATTATACTGTCTACATTTGAGTAGTCAACGTTATTCGCTATGACATGACTCAAATGTATAGACActaataaaattagaacaaaATTAGTTATTGTTTGAAATTAagcaatattattggaattgtTGAAATTGTTTAGCGTTCATAATCTCTATGTATATTCAGTTAGCATTGCGAGTAATTATATGTTATAGTCAATAGATTAAACATTAAggtaattttactttattttgtatACATTAAATCAAAATCTCATTTGTTTGTATTCATTCGCCATCTTGTTTTCTAAATTAATTCCTTGCGCAAGAGACCTCTGAAACGAGATAATCCTTCTCACTCACATATTGTGGGGTCTCTTTTCCGCGGGAGTTTCATCATGTTTGAGCTAGCTAAGTGTATTTATTTTCCTGGTTTATTTGGTATGAGTTGAGATGCTTCTGGCCtagatagttaaaaaaaaacttaattatttcGATTATCGACTTTTGATTTTAAAGATGGCGATAAACGAACCAAACAATTCTAGGCTTGGAGCATTGATGGGATTGTAATCTAATTAGACTTATATTTAGTTTAAACATagattaaaaattgaaaaacaaacATAGGTTACCACAATAACCGTTTTATAAGATCTTATGACCTTACATATTAATAAGCATAGAACATTGGCGGACAATCGGATATAATGTGATACTGATAAATCAATCtaagcttttttttattaaactaataatttataaCCCATATATGCCCAGAACTACTTTTTGGTCTGAACTCCATGAGGTTACAggcttttacttatttttatgaggGAGTAGAGTTTTCCCAGTGGGTTGAAAACAACCCAATGGGCATATATGGGTTTAATAGTATGTCATGTCATAATATCTTACATCGGTTGCGTGGTATAAACATCACCTACGTGAATTCCTGTAACACCAAGTAGGCGTTTGGGTTTTAAACCACTCTagagcccgctccagactacgcggcgcgaagctgcgaacgcgagtgtggagtcgattaaGCTGATTAGCAaaatagactccacactcgcgtttgcggcttcgcgccgcgattctcGCACGTCAAGGCTTATCTTCGATAAGtgggtcattctactttttactgcaggttttaatgatttaaaacaatcttgaaattttcataatcgtaactttattttttattttttataccacgtcggtggcaatcaagcatacggcccgcctgatggtaagcagttaccgtagcctatgaacgcctgcaacaccagagatattacacgcgcgttgccgaccctttaaaaacctgtacactccttttttgaagaaccccatactgtagccccacGGGAAAACCTATACTAGCTACTAAAAATTGATATGCACAGATTAGGCCTCAATATTTGACCAttggctttttttttattatttatagtctGGCCGGAGTAGGCAAATATACAACTTTGCTACCGTACTACCGTCCCTGCTCTTTCACTCATAATGACAACTTTGttacctttaaaaaaatagataaaagATAGACTTTGGTTACATGGTATCGTTAGTGCAGCATTAAAATGTGCTTTATATTGATATACAattacacaaattaaaaaaataaacaaattacataatttacaaatacaaaaataaaataatgtcttCTGGGGACAAAAATAGGTACCTGCAGTACAAAGTAGAATGACTCATGTATTCAACATTTGTAGTCAGTCGAAAATATCTACATAGCCAAGATGACATAAATATGTCAACACGAGTACATCGTTGTAGTTGCTTACTttgactacaaataaaatagtaattCTTATCGAAGAAACACTAGTGTGTTTTCTATGGTAAGATTCTCAAATTCGAGTTATATTCGAGTTGCCATAGTGATGCCTTATCTCAAATTGTATCGATTCGAGAATCTGATCAATGGTAACCATTCGCCGATAATCGAAGTATTTTAAACAGTGCCTGAAGGCATAGGTAAATGAATTgactttttaaaaacatttttcgcCTTGGGTGTACAAAATTGGTAATTGGAGGGTTGCTTTCGAAAGTTCGTAACTGCATTGTGCGCACGAGTTGATTGCCTTTAAAAGTGACAAGGACAGCGCTTTAGCAGTCTTTTTTCTGATGGAACAGCCGATATTTCGTCCTCTTTCGATTTTTCTTGCCAACGACGAGATTAAAAGTAAGTCCTTTCCACATTAACCACGTTTTCATAGATATACCTACCTGTAAGTGTAACGTGCAAGTTGGAATGCCATCGTCCATAGGCTAAGGTGACTACTTACCACGCGGGCCGTACGCTTGTTA
This region includes:
- the LOC134744861 gene encoding sorting nexin-12 yields the protein MMAAEDTTADATRRLNVKKQTLDDAYAAPANFLEIDVVNPVTTMGVGKKRYTDYEVRMRTNLPVFKVKESSVRRRYSDFEWLRNELERDSKIVVPPLPGKALKRQLPFRGDDGIFEEEFIEDRRKGLETFINKIAGHPLAQNERCLHMFLQEPTIDKNYVPGKIRNT